The window TCAAATTGAATAGTTGGAGGATCTAAgtagttgagagagagagagagagagagatgttttgAAGAGTTGGCAAGATGAGAGGGGCAGAGTGGGGTCTATATGGAGTGGACACAAGGAGCACAAAGACAAACAAATACCAGCTCGGTAGGGTTAGTATAAGGTGAGGGCTTTTTCTCTCCCTTCCCTATTGCTTAATACTGAGGATAATGGATGGGAAAAAGCCCTCCTGATGCACGATACCTGTAGGTGGGTTAGGTAGCAACCCCTGCATCCTTACTGGACCATCCTTAGATTCCtgcccatctctctctctctgcaccTCAAAATCTAAAGATAGAACCatcctttttctcatttcccCCAAGTTATATAACACCATCTTCACTAAAACCCAACATAAAATATTGAAATGTTTAATAATTTTCTAAGAAACGAAGCTCTAAATTCAAATTTCTCAAAGGAAAAAGTAATTTAACTAAAGAACAGACTCTATCTCAGACccttttaatttattagtttgcCACTCCTTTTTCACCCCCCCTGGTTAGTGTGGAAACACAAGACAACCTATAAAAAATTTCTAACTATTTGAATTATCATCATATGCTACTCATTAAACAATGTATATCATTTGCCAACTGATataattttaagaagaaaaagctctctctcttctatagAAGGGGGCAATAGACAAAATTAACTTACCTTTAAGAGACTACAAAGCTTGTAACCTGTCTACCGCccaattttctttccctttttttaatttttttttgactaaagcCGCACTATTTTCTAcgtctcccttttttttttttccagttccCTTTGGTGTAATATATTACACCTCTGCCGTTCTTTCTCTCACTCCAAATATCTCTACCTCTGCAAACCCATTTGCTcattcttctctccctctccctctttctacTTAGAACACCAATTTCCTCATGAAAGTCGGATCGTCAGCACAGATTTTCATTCTGATAAGAAGAACTTGAGCTTGAGCTATGAGTTGCAATGGAATGGCCTTCTTCCCTGCCAATTTTATGTTACAAACTCAACATGAAGAGGAGCACCAGGCTCCGACACCTCTCAACCCTGTCCTTCCCTCCTGCTCACCTCAAGACTTCCAtggtctctttctctttctctctctgaatcTTATCCTCATTATCATTTAAAGGTTCAATTCCTTAATGGGTATCAATTGTTTGTGGGTGGTGCAGGTGTTGCGTCATTTCTAGGGAGGAGATCCATGTCATTTTCAGGTGTGGACGTTTGTGAAGAAACAAATGGTGAAGATGATTTGTCTGATGATGGATCACAGGtgggagagaagaaaaggaggcttAACATGGAACAGGTGAAGACACTTGAGAAGAACTTTGAATTGGGTAACAAGCTTGAACCTGAGAGGAAAATGCAGCTCGCTAGGGCTCTTGGTCTGCAACCAAGACAGATCGCTATATGGTTTCAGAACAGGAGAGCCAGGTGGAAGACCAAGCAATTGGAGAAAGACTACGATCTCCTCAAAAGACAGTTCGAAGCAATTAAGGCCGATAATGAAACCCTCCAAACCCAGAACAAGAAACTTCAAGCCGAGGTACCCTTTGAGCTCCTTAGATTTGTCTTTGAATTCATGcctgagaagagaagagaaatctAGTACTTTGGCTTTAAGGTAGTATAGAAATTCAAGATTTTCTAACTGGGTTCATCAGCACTCAAAAAAGGAGAACAGCTATTGTTGGGCTTCctagaaaaataaatactagaccaacttttttttttttggggggggggggtgtt is drawn from Macadamia integrifolia cultivar HAES 741 unplaced genomic scaffold, SCU_Mint_v3 scaffold2054, whole genome shotgun sequence and contains these coding sequences:
- the LOC122065580 gene encoding homeobox-leucine zipper protein ATHB-13-like, producing the protein MSCNGMAFFPANFMLQTQHEEEHQAPTPLNPVLPSCSPQDFHGVASFLGRRSMSFSGVDVCEETNGEDDLSDDGSQVGEKKRRLNMEQVKTLEKNFELGNKLEPERKMQLARALGLQPRQIAIWFQNRRARWKTKQLEKDYDLLKRQFEAIKADNETLQTQNKKLQAEILALRSREPTELINLNKETEGSCSNRSDNSSDINLDISRTPAIDSPLSSHPSRPLFPASIRPATMTQFLQNSSRPDLHCQKMEQTTVQDESFCNMFCSIDDQPGLWPWPEQNHFH